One Variibacter gotjawalensis genomic window, GGCGGCGCCTTCTCGCGCGCGGTTTGTCGTTCGCGCCCGATGCCCTGATCGCGAATGGCGACCACATCTACTGGGACCTGCAAGCGCCGCAAGCATCGCCTGGTCTCGGCGCATCTCCTTTAGCGCTCGAGTACGCCGGCGCATTCGATCGCGCACAGCCGGTGCTAGGCTCGATCAACGAGAAGCCGTTCCTGCGCGCCGCCGGGCCGCAGATCGTGCCGCTCTACGGCGCCCTTTGCCGCTCGACCCCTGTCTTCTTCATGCAGGACGATCACGATTACTTCGAGAACGACGAAGCAACGGACGCGATCGTGACCTTCCCGCCCGACGCCTTCATGACCGCTATGGCGCGCACCACGCAGCGCCTTTACTACCCGGAGTATCTGCCGGACCGCGAACGTCCGCTCGGCTTGCCCGGATCGTCGGCAGGCGACCGACCGCGCGGGGTTTCGGAAACGTTCGGAACGCTTCGATACGGAAAGCTCGCCGAACTCCTGATGTACAGCGTTCGCCCCACCATGACGATGGCGGGACCGAGCGCCGTCTTCCTCGACCCGACTGTCGAGACGTGGCTCAAGAAACGCATGGCGGCGGCTGACGTGACGCACGTCGTCAACGTTCCGTCCAATCCGCCGGGCTGGAGCGCCGGCAAATGGGGCGAGTGGTATCCGGACGTCCTGCGCGACGGAAAGCTCGGTATCGATGTCGCGAAGCCCTACTGGCAATCCGGCTGGCTCAAGCAGCATGACCGGTTGCTGACCGCCGCACATCAAATGCCGGGCCGTGTTCCGCTCTTCGTCAGCGGCGACCTCCACGCGATCGGCGAAGGCTTCATCCATCGCAGCGGGCGTGCCGACTTCTCGCGCAACCCGATCGTCGCTGTGCTCTCGGGCCCGCTCGGCACCGCCGATCGCGGCTGGCCGTCGAATTTTCGCGGCGTCGGCGCGTTGCCGTCTTCCGTGCTCGACCTGCAGGAAGCGCTCAAGCCGATCGAGGACAACGGCTTCATCATCGCGGATTTCACGCCGGACGCGATCACGATCCGCTATTTCGGCTTCAACTATCGGCGCATGCCGGTCGAGGCCATCGACACGCTCGAACCCTTCCGCACGACTGTGCTGAAGCGGCCGTCCTAAGCGCTGAGCGGCCACAGCGTTAACGGTTGCTGATCGCGATCAGCCGGATTTGCTACGACGCGATTTGCGGATTTCTCATCCTTCTCGGCTAGGCTCCCTGCATTGCACCACTGGCTTCTGCAGAGAACCGCCGATGACCGAATTTTACTTTGGCCGCCGCGCATCCACCCCCGTTGGATCGCCAGCCGCAGCTTCCATATCCAGCGCTACAGCAACCGATAAAGCCGGCCCGAATTGGCGTTTGATCTTCGGCGCATTGATCGCAGCCGCGGTCGTCGTCGGACTCAGCGCCACGGCTTACAGCGCCCTCAGCAACGCCGAGCCCCCGTGGGATAGCGGTGCTTATCCGACCGTGGAGACATCGCTCCGTCATGTCGGCGCGCCCAATCCAGTTTTGAAGGAAGCACACGAGACGTGTGTCAGCCGTTCGATCGGCGGCCGCCGATACTTCCCCGGCTGGCGACGCGCCGCCGAGGGCGAGGTGCTGTTGTCGCAGCATGCCGAGTATCTGACCTGCCTCACCAGCGAGCGGCCGGAGCGTTTCTGCGCAACGAAGGATCGCCAGCATTTGCGCTATGCGCTCGAGAACTACTTCTCGCTGATGAAAAAGGTCCGCGCGGCTTGGGAACAGGCCCCGAAGACTTACACGATGCGCATCACGGTCAATCAGTCGATGCAGCCGTTGCCGAAGCGTAAAACGCGGCCGAGCGACGAAACCGATTCAAGCGTCCTGCTCGGTGTGCAGCGACTGATCGAACGCGGTTATCTCGCCCAAAGCGATCTCGGCGGCTTCATGCGGTCGGCGCCGGGCGATCTCGGCATTCTTCTGCGTGGTGTGTCGCCGCATCAGAAGGGCTGCGCGTAAAACGCGGGTCGCGTAGGGGTGCGCGCTATGGTAATCAGCGCGCATCGTGGCCCCGCCTAGCGAAAACCCCATCAACCCACTGCTCGTCGCAATCGGCGGTGCAGTCGCGATGGCGACCTATATGGGGCTCGGGCGCTTCGTCTACACGCCGATCCTTCCCGTGATGGTCGAGCATCTCGGCTACTCCAAAGGGCAAGTCGGCGTTATCGCCTCGTCGAACTTTCTCGGCTATCTCACCGGCGTTCTGATCGGCGCAACGCCGTGGATCAAAGGCTCGCGGCGCGCCTGGGCGCTCGCAATGCTCGCTCTCAGCGCGGTGACGACCGGCGCGCTGGCCTTCTTCTCCTCGATCCTTGTGCTGTCCGTGCTGCGCTTCGTCGGCGGCGTCGCGAGTGCGATCGGCTTCGTCTTCCTCGCCGCACTTGTGATTGATCGCCTGACGCAAGCCGGACGCGTCGGCTTGCTCTCGGTGCAATTCGCCGGTGTCGGCATCGGCATCGCGAGCTCGGCCTTCATGGTCTCGGTGATGATCCGCTGTGGCGCCGGGCCTTATGGTCTGTGGCTGGCCTGCGGCGCCGCCGGTCTTGTATCGATCCTCCTGGTCGCGCTGCTAATCCCGGCCCGCACCGACACGCCTGTGGCAGCCGCAGCATCAGGATCGCGCGGCGGCATGATAAACTCCGCGATCATCCGCATCTTCCTCGCTTATTCGCTCTACGGCTTCGGCTACGTCATTACGGTGACGTTCCTCGTCGCGATTGTGCGCGCCAACCCGGCGATCCAACCGCTCGAATTCTGGATCTGGATCATCGTCGGTCTTGCGGCCGCGCCGTCGATCGCGCTGTGGAACCGCATCGCGCGAAAGCTCGGCCCGAAGCGCACTTACGCACTCGCCTGCGTCGCCGAAGCGATCGGCGTTGCGTCGAGCGTGCTGTGGCAGGAGCCGGCCGGTGCGATACTCGCCGCTGTCTTGCTCGGCGGCACATTCGTCGCGCTGACGCCGCTCGGCATCGCGGCGGCGCGCGAACATGCGGCGGGGGATCCGCGCATCATCATCTCGGGAATTTCCGTCGGCTTCGGCATCGGCCAAATCATCGGCCCGATTTTTGCGGGCTGGCTGTTCGACAGCATCGGAAGCTTCATGCCATCGACCCTCGCGGCGGCGGGAGCATTGCTCGTCGCGGCCGGGTTGATGTTGTCGATCCGACCAGCACGAGTCTAGCGGCTCGGCCGCTACCTATCTTCGCGACGCTTGATAGACCGGGTCGGCGCGGCCTTCCGCGACCAACCGATTCGTCGCCGTCTCAATATCGTTTTGGAGCCGCGCGAGAAAGTCGGGCGGCGATAAACCGGCAGGGATCGGATCGAGAATTTCGACGATGATCTTTCCGGGAAAGCGCAAGAATTTTCGCCGCGGCCAGAACAGGCCTGCATTCAGCGCCACCGGCACACATGGCACTTTGAGCTCATCGTAAATGCGCGCAATACCGAATTTGTAGTTCGGCGGCGCATCGACGGGGCGGCGCGTGCCCTCCGGGAAGATGATGATCTGCCGGCCTTCGTCGATCGCGCGGCGCGCCTGCTGCATCATCAACGGAATGGCTTGCGCGCCTGTGCTGCGATCGACCGCGATCATTTCCCCGACGCGCGTGAACCAGCCGAAGACCGGGATGTACTGAAGTTCTTTCTTCAAGATGAAAGCCGGATCCGGAACGATCGGCATCAGGCGGCAAGTCTCCCACGTCGACTGATGTTTTGAGCCGATGAGAAAACCACCCTTCGGCAGTTTCTCGAGGCCGCGGAATTCGACTTTCGTGCCGCAGATTTTCTCCAGCCACCATTGGCTCGACAAACCCCAAAGCTTGGCGAAATAGATGATGCCGTGCCGGCGCATGAAGAATGTCGGAGTCGCGGCGATCAGCAGCGCGATCAGATTGGTGAAAAAGACGATGTTGTAGGCGAGCGAGCGAATATAGATCACGAAAGAACCTTGCGCTGCGGAGGCCGCACGCTAAAGCATTTCAATCGTAGAGGGAAACGCTACAGGATCGGTTCGACCGTCCCCTACGGGATTGGTTCCGCCATCGCGCCCATGCGGCTGGACGAGGCCTCAGTGGGCGTAGCGCCCGGCGGTTCGACCTGCATGCGCAGCTTGGCGACGACGAATTTGATGTATTCGGTCGCAACGAGACGAGCCGTCGGCAGGCTCTCCCACCACGGCTCTTCGCGCAGTTTCTCGCTCACTACCGGGAACGGGATGAGTTCGACCTCCGGTAGCTTGTGCGAGAGCTCCGCCATCGCGCGCGGCATGTGATAGCTCGACGTCACGACGATCAGCGATTTGAAGTTCTGCTCGCGCGTCCAGCGCTGCGTCTCCGACGCATTGCCGAGCGTGTTCACGGCAAAGTAGTCAAGATCGATGCAGCACTCGGCGAGGCGCTCGAATTTCGGCGAGATGCGCGCAAGATCGCGCGGCGACGTCATGCGATGCACGCCGCTGATCAGCAGGCGCTTGCCGTGACCGCGCGAGAGCAGCTCAACCGCGTCGTCGACGCGTGACGAGCCCCCAGTGAGAACCACGATCCCGTCGGCGTTGCGCACGAGCCGCGTCTCGCGCGTCGCGATGCTGCCCGCGAACCACACGAATCCTGCGCTGAAGACCAGGACAGCCGTCAAAACCGCCAGAATCACGGTGCGGCGCATGGCGCGTACCAGGATGGGCGGCTTCGTCGGATCGGTCGCTGTGAGATCGTGCGACATGACGTTCACATAAGAATTATCTAGCGCGAAAATGGGGCAAAGGATGAAGGCAATACCGTCAATCCAAAGTCTTTAGCGTGCGATGTACGGTCCATCGCGAGGTCATCCCGGCGACAGCCGCGACCAGGATAATCACCCCGGTCATGCCTGCATAGCCGTTCGGCCCAAGCGACAAAGTCCCGAACATCGATGCGAGTTCCATTTCGGTGGTGGCGCCGAGCGGCGCCGACGAATACCGCAGCGCAACGAAGACGAGCATGGCGGCTCCGCCGCCGATGATCGCCCCGCGCATGCCGAGCCGCAGGAAGTGCCGCTGGAATTGCCCCGCGATGTAACGGTTCTTGGCGCCGACGAAATGCAGCACCTCGACGATCTGATGATTGCTGGCCATCGCGCCGCGCGTCGCGAAGCCGACCAAGAGAACCGTCGCACCGAGCATCAGCAGCAGCACCGTCGTGCCGGTGAGAACAGCGAGGCGAGTCATGTGGCGCATGCGTTCGATGAAGGCGCGATGATCGTCGAGCGATGCCGTCGGCACTGCCGTGAGCAGCCGCGCTTTGAGCGCCGCCATGTCGACGATCGTATCCGGCATCGCGTTGACGACGATCAGACGCGGCACCGGCAGGCCGGAAAGCTGCACGCCGCTGCCGAGCCACGGCTCGAGCAGCTGCGAGGATTCGGCAAGCGAATAGGCGCGCGCCCGCGCGATGCCGGGCGCATTGCGCAGCAACGCTTCGGCCGCCGCGACATCCGCCTCGATATCGCGCCCATCCGCCGGACGGATCTGCACGGTCAGTTCGCGCGAGACTTCCGCCTGCCAGTCGCTTGCAGAGGTGCGCACCAGCACGACGACGCCAAGCGTCAGCGACGCCAGGAACGTCATGATCGCGATGACGGCGATGAGTGAACGTCCCGCAATCGATTTCGGTTGGATCAACGGCGACGGCCGTGCGGATTTCTGCTTCGGCTGCGGCGCGGCACGCTGCGGCACAGGGCGCGGTTTCACCGGCTCCGGCACCGGAATGACGGGCGTTGCCAGCGAGCGTTTACGTTTCTGCAGATCGACGACGGGATAGCGGTCGCGCGCTTCAGTCAAGGACATGGAGATGTCCTTCGTGCAGCACCATGCGGCGCGCGTCGTATTCATCCATCAGCGCGAGATCGTGCGTCGCGATGACGATTGACGTCCCGGAGCGATTGAGTTCGACGAACAGCCGCAGCAGCCGCTGCGCCATCGCGGGATCGACGTTGCCGGTCGGCTCGTCGGCGAGCAGCAGTTCGGGCTGCGCGATGACGGCGCGCGCGATCGCGGCGCGTTGCTTCTCGCCACCCGACAGCGTCGGCGGCAACGCGGTCAAGCGATCGCCGAGACCGACCCAGCGCAACAGTTCGACGACTTCGTTGCGGTAACTCGCCTCCGTGCGGCCGAGAACGCGCAGCGGCAGCGCGACATTCTCGTACGTCGTCAGATGGTCGAGCAGACGGAAATCCTGGAAGACGAGGCCGACGCGCCGGCGCAGCACCGCGAGGTCTTCCTTGCAGAGCTTATCGGTGTCGTGGCCGAAGAGTTCGACCCGCCCGTGGCTCGGCTTCAGCGACATAAACAGCAGCTTGAGGAGCGACGTCTTGCCGGCGCCCGACGGCCCGGTGAGAAACTGAAACGAGCCCGGCCGGATATCGAAGCTGAGGTCACGCAAGACCTCGGCCCCCTCACCGTAACGCACGCTCACATTCTCAAACCGGACCACGCAATATTCCTCGACGCGCGCAATGACTCTCCGCGAGAGTTTCGGCGTGTCGGCTTAAGGACGCATTAACGATAAGACCCCCGAAGCCTGTGGATTTTTATGGTTTCCGATCCGTTAACAAAGTTCGGCTTAGGGTAGCGCAACAAGGCTTCGGACACCGATTCGATACATGCTGATCGACTGCCCCCATTGCGCCGCCGGATATGACCTCGACGTCTCGGAGCTTGCCGAGGGCGGTTTCATTCGCTGTGCCCATTGCCGCACGATGTGGGCCCCCAACGAAGCCGACCCGCCGGCGCTCGGACCGCAGACGCCGCGCCGTTCCTCGATCGTCCTCGAAGCGAGCCCCAGAACGCGGAGTGAGCCGCGCGACATCATCGACATCGAGGTCTTCTACGAAGAAATCACCAAACCCGCGCCGCGCGACCCTTATGAGCCGCCGCCGGAAGTCTTCCGCTATGCTCCCGAAGCCGAACCCGTTCGCATCGTCGAGGCGCCGGCCCGTCCCGCCGAGGCAAAGCGCCCCGTCGAGGCAAAGGTCGCCCTGGAGCCGAAACTGTTCGCAGCGCCGGTGAGCGAAGCCGCCGAGCCCGCCGAGCCTTCCACGGCTCTCGCAATCATCGAATCCAAAACCGAGACCTTCGAGGACCTCGAAGCTTTCGTACGCGGCGTTCCGGCTTTGGCCGCCGATGCTCCGCCCGAAAAACCGGCTGCGCCGCTGCGCCTCGTCAAGGACGAACCGGCTGCGAAGAAGAAGGATCGTCCGAAGCGCGCGCGCTGGCCTTATGCGGCAGCGAGTCTTGCCGCCGCGATCGTTGGGCTTGTCGTCATGCGTGTCGACGTCGTGCGCCTCGCACCGCAGACTGCAGGGGTCTACGCCGCGTTTAAGTTGCCCGTGAACGTGCGCGGCCTCACTTTCGCGGATGTTCGCACCGCGCAAGAGAAACAGGACGGCATCGACGTCCTCGTCGTCACCGGCTCGATCGCCAACGGGACGCGCAAACCGGTCGACCTGCCGAAGCTGCGGATGGCTTTGTTGGATGCCGGCGGCGCCGAAGTCTTCACCTGGGCCACCGCCGCCGGAAAAACCTCCCTGGCGCCGGGCGAGACGCTGCCGTTCCGCTCCCGCGTCGCCTCACCGCCCGCGAACGCGCACGACATCCAAGTCCGCTTCGTCAGCGGCCGCGATACGGCGACGCCTTAATCAGAAATCCTTCAACAGCCGCTCGAGGTATTCGAGCTCGAGCTGCGGACGGCCGGGATCGGAGAAGCGGCGGCGCAGCTCTTCGAGGATGCGGCGTGCGCGCTGCACGTCGATCTCGCCCGGCACCTTCACGGTGACGTCGTCGCCATAATCGCGCCCACGCAGCGGACGGCCGAGCGGATCGGTTTCCTGGTTCGCGCGCGCCTGACCGCGACCCGGCTGGCCATTCGGACCTTGGCCGTTCGGCCCGCCCTGCTGCATCTGCTGTGCGAGATTGCCGGCGCCGCGGCGCATCGCTTCGACGGCGCGGCCCTGCGCACGTCCCGCGCCCTCTGCATCGCCTTGGCCGAGTGCGTCTTCGGCTTCGCGCATCGCCTGCTCAGCCTCGCCGAGAGGGTTGCTGCCGTCGCCGCCCTGACCGGGCTGCTGGCCGCCTTGCCCGGGCTGGCCTTGCTGGCGCTTGCGTAGCTCGTCGAGCAACTTACCGAGGCGCTCGCGCAGCTGCTGCTGGTCGCGCTGGATGTCGCCCATGCCTTGCTGGCCTTCTCCCTGCTCGCCCTGCTGGCCCTGTTGTCCCTGCTGACCTTGTTGGCCGCGTTGACCACGCTGCCCGCGCTGTCCCTGGCGGCGCTGGTCTTGGCCTTGGCCGAACGTGCGATCGCGCAACTGCTGTTCGCGGCGGATCATATCGCCGAGTTCGTCGAGCGCCGACATGTCGTCGTTGCCGTCTTCGCCCTGCTGGCCGGGACGCGCGGTCTGCAGATTTTCGAGGAGCTGCTGCAGCTGATCGAGCATCGCGCGCGCCGCATCCTTGTTGCCGGAGCGCGCTTGGTTCTCGAGCTTGTCGAGCATGCTGCGCAGATCCTGCGGACGGATCTCGCGCGCGTTGCGATCGAGCGGACGCTGCGCCTGCGGATTCTTCCGCATCTCTTCGTTCAGCGCCTGCATGTATTTTTCGAGCGCGGCGCGGAGGTTATCCATCAGGCGCTTGAGTTCTTCTTCGCTGGCTCCGTTTTCGAGCGCCTGACGCAGCGCATCTTGCGCGGCGCGCAGCGCCTGCTCGGCGTCCGAGACGTTGCCGTCTTCGATCGCGAGCGCCATCTGCCACATGCGATCGGCGGCGGCACGCAAGTCTTCATCGCTCTTCGCGCGCACGATCATCTGATGGATCGTGCGGAGGCCGAGATAAATGCCGGCTTCCGGCGTGAAGCGTTCCGGCGCGATCGTCAGCGCATCGAAGGCGCGTGCGACGCGATCACGCATCTCCGCATCCATCGCGAGGATGCGGCGCTGTTCGATCAGCGCGCGCGCCAGCGGC contains:
- a CDS encoding YbfB/YjiJ family MFS transporter — its product is MAPPSENPINPLLVAIGGAVAMATYMGLGRFVYTPILPVMVEHLGYSKGQVGVIASSNFLGYLTGVLIGATPWIKGSRRAWALAMLALSAVTTGALAFFSSILVLSVLRFVGGVASAIGFVFLAALVIDRLTQAGRVGLLSVQFAGVGIGIASSAFMVSVMIRCGAGPYGLWLACGAAGLVSILLVALLIPARTDTPVAAAASGSRGGMINSAIIRIFLAYSLYGFGYVITVTFLVAIVRANPAIQPLEFWIWIIVGLAAAPSIALWNRIARKLGPKRTYALACVAEAIGVASSVLWQEPAGAILAAVLLGGTFVALTPLGIAAAREHAAGDPRIIISGISVGFGIGQIIGPIFAGWLFDSIGSFMPSTLAAAGALLVAAGLMLSIRPARV
- a CDS encoding lysophospholipid acyltransferase family protein gives rise to the protein MIYIRSLAYNIVFFTNLIALLIAATPTFFMRRHGIIYFAKLWGLSSQWWLEKICGTKVEFRGLEKLPKGGFLIGSKHQSTWETCRLMPIVPDPAFILKKELQYIPVFGWFTRVGEMIAVDRSTGAQAIPLMMQQARRAIDEGRQIIIFPEGTRRPVDAPPNYKFGIARIYDELKVPCVPVALNAGLFWPRRKFLRFPGKIIVEILDPIPAGLSPPDFLARLQNDIETATNRLVAEGRADPVYQASRR
- a CDS encoding YdcF family protein, encoding MSHDLTATDPTKPPILVRAMRRTVILAVLTAVLVFSAGFVWFAGSIATRETRLVRNADGIVVLTGGSSRVDDAVELLSRGHGKRLLISGVHRMTSPRDLARISPKFERLAECCIDLDYFAVNTLGNASETQRWTREQNFKSLIVVTSSYHMPRAMAELSHKLPEVELIPFPVVSEKLREEPWWESLPTARLVATEYIKFVVAKLRMQVEPPGATPTEASSSRMGAMAEPIP
- a CDS encoding cell division protein FtsX, with protein sequence MSLTEARDRYPVVDLQKRKRSLATPVIPVPEPVKPRPVPQRAAPQPKQKSARPSPLIQPKSIAGRSLIAVIAIMTFLASLTLGVVVLVRTSASDWQAEVSRELTVQIRPADGRDIEADVAAAEALLRNAPGIARARAYSLAESSQLLEPWLGSGVQLSGLPVPRLIVVNAMPDTIVDMAALKARLLTAVPTASLDDHRAFIERMRHMTRLAVLTGTTVLLLMLGATVLLVGFATRGAMASNHQIVEVLHFVGAKNRYIAGQFQRHFLRLGMRGAIIGGGAAMLVFVALRYSSAPLGATTEMELASMFGTLSLGPNGYAGMTGVIILVAAVAGMTSRWTVHRTLKTLD
- the ftsE gene encoding cell division ATP-binding protein FtsE, with protein sequence MVRFENVSVRYGEGAEVLRDLSFDIRPGSFQFLTGPSGAGKTSLLKLLFMSLKPSHGRVELFGHDTDKLCKEDLAVLRRRVGLVFQDFRLLDHLTTYENVALPLRVLGRTEASYRNEVVELLRWVGLGDRLTALPPTLSGGEKQRAAIARAVIAQPELLLADEPTGNVDPAMAQRLLRLFVELNRSGTSIVIATHDLALMDEYDARRMVLHEGHLHVLD
- a CDS encoding DUF3426 domain-containing protein, whose protein sequence is MLIDCPHCAAGYDLDVSELAEGGFIRCAHCRTMWAPNEADPPALGPQTPRRSSIVLEASPRTRSEPRDIIDIEVFYEEITKPAPRDPYEPPPEVFRYAPEAEPVRIVEAPARPAEAKRPVEAKVALEPKLFAAPVSEAAEPAEPSTALAIIESKTETFEDLEAFVRGVPALAADAPPEKPAAPLRLVKDEPAAKKKDRPKRARWPYAAASLAAAIVGLVVMRVDVVRLAPQTAGVYAAFKLPVNVRGLTFADVRTAQEKQDGIDVLVVTGSIANGTRKPVDLPKLRMALLDAGGAEVFTWATAAGKTSLAPGETLPFRSRVASPPANAHDIQVRFVSGRDTATP
- a CDS encoding TIGR02302 family protein; the protein is MTDHDVARRQAGSNAPRSFLSRALTRAYWALTWERLWPRLSLLATIAALFLAVSWAGVWQMIPVYGRVVVLMLFAGAFSAALFQFIRFSLPNRRQALQRVDASSGVAHRPATTMTDRIAGGANDDGSRMLWDTHVARAAASASRLKGGTPKPGLARLDPFALRALVALLLVASFVAAGGDRWRLLKSAFDFRGAIASANYRVDAWVTPPNYTGRPPVLLAGMRAGEPLKDAAPVAVPAGSVVVIRASGVTLDIASRGVTEAPTEEGAAKPVAGTTEHRYTVGASGTITVRGAGREIVYAFNAIPDRAPTIALAKDPEPQARGAVQLTYRIEDDYGVTKAEATFAPKTARAKARPLYGAPTLGLTLPQARTRNGVGQTMKDFSEHPWAGTEVVMTLVARDEGGNEGSSEPHTFVLPQRPFYKPLARALIEQRRILAMDAEMRDRVARAFDALTIAPERFTPEAGIYLGLRTIHQMIVRAKSDEDLRAAADRMWQMALAIEDGNVSDAEQALRAAQDALRQALENGASEEELKRLMDNLRAALEKYMQALNEEMRKNPQAQRPLDRNAREIRPQDLRSMLDKLENQARSGNKDAARAMLDQLQQLLENLQTARPGQQGEDGNDDMSALDELGDMIRREQQLRDRTFGQGQDQRRQGQRGQRGQRGQQGQQGQQGQQGEQGEGQQGMGDIQRDQQQLRERLGKLLDELRKRQQGQPGQGGQQPGQGGDGSNPLGEAEQAMREAEDALGQGDAEGAGRAQGRAVEAMRRGAGNLAQQMQQGGPNGQGPNGQPGRGQARANQETDPLGRPLRGRDYGDDVTVKVPGEIDVQRARRILEELRRRFSDPGRPQLELEYLERLLKDF